The sequence ccaggctgtgtctgggcCCTGGACCAGTGCCCGGTGCTGGTCTGGCTGGTCCAGGCGATGCTTGTTGCCACGGAAACGGCACCACCTAGCGACTGCGCTGTCGCCACGGAAACCTTGCCACATGGTGGGGTGACCCCCGGCTTGGGGGGACGGGGTGGGCACACCGAGGCACGAGGCTTGGCACGTGCATGTGCCCCCTTGTCCCCACAGGGCCGCCGTGGTTGTCACACGTGCGCGCTCGCGGCACATCACGCGCGTGGCCGTGACAGGCGCGCGTGGGCACACGCAGCCGTGCTAAAACACACACGGAGGACCCCAGACCCATTTGCACTGGAGCACCCGGTGCCCACCCCGGCCCCCCTGACGCACgcatcccccctccccccccagcacTACCTGACGGAGATTGAGGTCCTGGCCATCATCTTCGCTGCCGCCATCCACGACTACGAGCACACGGGCACCACCAACAGCTTCCACATCCAGACCAAGTGAGGGCGGGTGGCGTGgcgtggcatggcatggcatggcgtGGTGTGGCGTGGGTGGCATGGCACGGcacgggcagggctggggacctGTTACAGGGACATGTGGGATGCTGTGGGGCTTGGAAAGGACTGGGGGGGCACCATGGGAATACCCAGTGCCACTTATATGGCCGGGATATGGATGTGGTGGCACCCTGGGGGTGCCTGGGGACACCGATACAGCTGGGATACAGATGTGGTGGCACCCTGGGGGCACCTGAGGCCACCAATACGGCCGGGATACAGATGTGGTGGCACCCTGGGGGCGCCCAGGGCCATTGATACAGCCGGGATACAGACGTGGTGGCACCCTGGGGGCACCCAGTGCCACCGATACGGTCGGGATACAGACGTGGTGGCACCCTGGGGGTGCCTGGGGACACCGATACAGCTGGGATACAGATGTGGTGGCACCCTGGGGGCACCTGAGGCCACCAATACGGCCGGGATACAGATGTGGTGGCACCCTGGGGGCGCCCAGGGCCATTGATACAGCCGGGATACAGATGTGGTGGCACCCTGGGGGTGCCTGGGGACACCGATACAGCTGGGATACAGATGTGGTGGCACCCTGGGGGCGCCCAGTGCCACCGATACGGTCGGGATACAGACGTGGTGGCACCCTGGGGGCACCCAGTGCCACCGATACGGTCGGGATACAGACGTGGTGGCACTCTGGGGGCACCCAGTGCCACCAATATGGTCGGGATACAGACGTGGTGGCACCCTGGGGGCACCCAGTGCCACCGATACGGTCGGGATACAGACGTGGTGGCACCCTGGGGGCACCCAGTGCCACCAATATGGTCGGGATACAGACGTGGTGGCACCCTGGGGGCACCCAGTGCCACCGATACGGTCGGGATACAGACGTGGTGGCActctgggggtgcctggggaCACCGATACAGCCAGGATACAGCTGTGGCGGCACCCTGGGGACATGCCTCTCCCCGGAGGGGGCTCAGGCTGCCACCCGCTGTGCCCCACCGTCCCCTCCGTCCCCAGGTCGGACTGCGCCATCCTCTACAACGACCGCTCGGTGCTGGAGAACCACCACATCAGCGCCGTCTTCCGCATGATGCAGGACGACGAGATGAACATCTTCGTCAACCTCACCAAGGACGAGTTTGTGTAaggtccccgtccccgtccccgggGGCTGTCCCCAGCCGGGACGCGGGGCCCTGACGGcgtttccccccctccccggggcgcAGGGAGCTGCGGGCTCTGGTCATCGAGATGGTCCTGGCCACCGACATGTCCTGCCACTTCCAGCAGGTGAAGTCCATGAagacagccctgcagcagctggagcggTGAGGACGGGTGCCCACCCAGGTTGGGGAGGGGGTCCTGGTGGCGGGGAGGGCGAACGTGATTTTGGGGACGAGCCACAGCACCGGGGTCCCCTTCCCAGGATCGATAAGTCCAAGGTGCTGTCGCTGCTGCTACACGCGGCCGACATCAGCCACCCCACCAAGCAGTGGTCGGTGCACAGCCGCTGGACCAAAGCCCTGATGGAGGAGTTCTTCAGGCAGGTAGGGCCCCCGCGTCCCCGGGGACGGGTGGTGGGACGTGGGGACCACCCCCTGGGGACACGTCTCCCTTGCCTTGCCAGGGCGACAAGGAGGCCGAGCTGGGGCTGCCTTTCTCGCCCCTCTGCGACCGCACCTCCACGCTGGTGGCCCAGTCCCAGATCGGTGAGTGGCGGTGGGGTCCCCGTCCCCACCCTGCCCCCAACCGCTGGCCCCGCCGTGGGCAGGGGATGTCCCCATCGACGCCGCGTCCCTTCCCCACCGCAGGCTTCATCGACTTCATCGTGGAGCCCACCTTCTCGGTGCTGACCGACGTGGCCGAGAAGATGGTGCTGCCCTCCGCCGAGGACGGCACCAAAGCCAAGGGCAACCCGGTGGCCAGCCAGCAGGCCAGGTTGGCCACGCCgtcctgcctcagtttccccttccccacagggaggtggtggggctcagcccaggggtggggggcacccacTTCTTTTGGGACCTGGGAGATGGCGGTGGcggctctgccctgctcccagctgtcCCCGTCCCCGCAGCTCGCAGTGGCGGCAGCCGTCCCTGGATGAGCACCTGGAGCTTGGGGACATCAAAGCCGACCTGGCTGGCTTCCGCTCCACCTGGGCCAAGTACATCCAGGAGAACAAGCAGAAGTGGAAGGAGCGGGCGGCCAGCGGTAGGCAACAGCCACCACGGCCACCCCGGCCACCGGGGAGGGACGGGGGACCATCGTGGGGATGCGCGGGGCCGGGTCTGTGCCGAGCATCCCTGGGTGGGGAGGTGGCCCACGCACAGGGTGTCTGGCCCCCGGCAGGGGGGAGGTGCGTGCGTGTGAGTTGGGGGGTCTCGGCCCCCATGGGTGGCTGGAGCGATCTCCCAGCCTCATGTCCCGCCGCAGGCATCACCAACCAGGCGTCCATCGATGAGCTGTCGCCCTGCGAGGAGCAGCCACCAGCCCCCAGCCGGCACAGGCACAACGGGGACGTGGAATAGCAGCGGGGGGAGCGAGGTGGGCCTGGGGGGGGGTGTCTGCGGGGGCAAACTGGGCAGGGGGGAATTGGTGGCATCGCCGTGACCATCCCCCCCTCGACGGCAGGTCTTCGTCCAGCCGAGTGATGCTGTCTCGCCCAAAGTCTTCGACGCCATCGAATTCAGCACCATTTGCAGGGAAGGAGCCGCTCGGGGCCGCACAAGGATTCGTGCCAACCTCCGCGCCAGGAGCATTCCCGGGGCCGACACCCCCGGCAGCCCCCCAGCCCggccagctccagctgcctgtgCCAAACTGGCCGCCGAGCCACGTGGCCTCGAGCCACGGGTGACGGTGACGCCGACCCTCTCACTGCCATGCCAGCGGCTGCCCGGCCCCCTCCCGCTGGGTTTTGTCCTtatggcttttttaaaaaaagcttctttttacCCCACGGGGTGCTTGGGTGgcgctggggacagcaggggacCGAGGGATGGAGGAGAGGTGTCAGGTACGCTGTCACCCCGGGGGCCGCCGTCGTGCCTGCTGGGTCTGTGATGGGTGGCCCCAAATGTCCCCATCCTGCCCTAAGTGCCCTGAGCATCCCTGGCCCGGGACACGTGTCTCCGTGTCACCCCGGGCTGGGGACACAGCCCTGTGGGGCCTGTCCCCCGCTCTGCTGGCCCCAAGGGCACCTCAGGGCTTCCCCTCGGGGTCCTGCCCCACGCGGCGTGGGCGAGGCTGGGGGGGACAGCGAGGCGGCGATGGGGCAGGGCGCGCGCAGCCAGAGCGCGGCGCTGGGAGCTGGGGTGCGGCAGGAGGGCAGGATCGGGCCCGTGTGCCAGCCCCTGGCTCCAGTAACCCCTGGTGCCTGCATCCCCCAGCTCCAGGCCGTCTCCAGCACCTTCCAGCTCTGGTGTGCTTCCAGCATCGCTGGCTCCGGTGTGACTccagcctcctccagctccagcatggCCCCAGTATCCCCCCTGCTTCCTCTGCCCCGGCGCGCCTCGAGCATCCTCTGGCTTCCCGGGTCCTGGCGTGCCTTGAGCATCCTCCGGCTTCCCAAGGCCCGGTGTGCCTCGAGCATCCCTTCCCAGGTCCCAGCGTGCCTCGAGCATCCTCCGGCCTCCCGGGTCCTGGCGTGCCTCGAGCATCCTCCAGCCTCCCGGCGTGCCTCGAGCATCCCTTCCCAGGTCCCGGCATGCCTCGAGCATCCTCCGGCCTCCCGGGTCCCGGCGTGCCTCGAGCATCCTCCGGCTTCCCAATGCCCAGTGTGCCTCGAGCATCCTCCGGCCTCCCGGGTCCGGCGTGCCTCGAGCATCCTCCAGCCTCCCGGCGTGCCTCGAGCATCCCTTCCCAGGTCCCGGCGTGCCTCGAGCATCCTCCGGCTTCCCAATGCCCAGTGTGCCTCGAGCATCCTCCGGCCTCCCGGGTCCGGCGTGCCTCGAGCATCCTCCGGCTTCCCGGGTCCGGCGTGCCTCGAGCGTCCTCCGTCTTCCCGGCTCCTGGTGTGCCTCAAGCCTCTTCCAGCTCCGGCATCCTCCAGCTCCGGCATCTCGGCTCCAGCCACCCTGCCCCGCCGTGTCCATCGCCCAGCGCCCGGCCGCCGTGGCACGGCCTGTCTGTGTTTGCACTTTTCTACCCCGCGGTAACGCGTCGCGTCCCCACCCGGTCCCTGCTGGCAGAGCTCCACCTCGCGCCCACCCGCACGCGCATGTGAAACGAAGCGCCGCCGCTAACGAGCAATTAATAAACCGTACGCCACCACCAGCCCGCTTCCCGCACCCTCATCCCAGGCACCCAGCCCCAGCTTGACCCCAGcgtgggggtggcagggggctgggacCCCTGGGTCCCTCCTGGAGGGGGGGGTCAGTGCCATGGCTGGAGAGGACAGAGGGGTTGGCACGGCTGGATTGGACCCCGGGGGGGGTGAAGCCCAGAGGTGGgtgctgcccccagcacccaaGGGTGGTCCCAGGCCCAGctatgcccccccccccggcgcgAAGGCAAGGAGGAGGCGGGGGGGAGAAGGGATCCCTTTAATACCGGCTGaggcggggtggggggtcccCGCGTCGCCCAGGCGTGTGCACGCGTGCTCTGTGTGTACGCACATGGGCGTGCATGCGAATCACATGTGCAAAGTGCGCGCAGGCGTGTTTCCCCCCTCCCATCCCGCCGTGCCCGTGTGTGCGCACGCGTGTGCGGGGAGGGTGTGCAAACACCCGGGTCTCCCCCACgggtgcatgtgtgtgcacacacactcccccctccccaaatccctGGCGTGTGCAAGCGTGCACGCACACATGCGAGTGCTGGGCAGGGTGCAGCTCCCCGTGTCCCCCAGCCCGGGGGGGGTGGTGACAGTGGGGTGGCCGGGGGGGGTTGGCCCTGGGGACAATCCGGGGCTGGTAGTGAAGGGTGGGGGGGTGGCATGAGCTGTGCTCCACGGGTGCTGCTCGGTGGCCCCAGCATCGCCTGCCCTGGGgacccggggaggggggcgagGGGACAGGGCGGGCAGCCTGGCTTGCCAGTGTCCCCAGCGCCCCCCATTGCCCCGGGGGGGGGAGGGACCTGCCCGcggcagtaaaaaaaaaaaaaaatcctccgGAAGACCCAAAGCAGCCGTCGGAATCTTAGAAAATGatcagataaaaaaaataacgcGGCGTTCGGCTCCTTCGGCCCGGCCGCGGCCACGCTCCCGCCACCgctggcacctggggacaggGGGGAGCCACGCTGGGGGACGGGGACCCCACGGTGGGGGTCCATGAGGTGGAAggcatccccccccccccgccaatccctgccccatccccagcaaTGCCAGAGCCACGTCCCCGGTGCCACCCTCGCCCCGAGCCACTGTCCCGTTCCCTGTCCCGGTGCCCAGGATACCCCCGTGGCGTCCCAGTATGCACCCACGCGCCCCAGTAACCCCCCAGTGTCCCAGTGCAGAGCCCCAGTACCCCATGCCAGTGTCCCAGTAGCCCCCAGCATCCCAGTACGTACCTactggctgctggcagcaccctTGCTGGCGCCTTCCTTTGGTGCTATATGGGTGCCCTCCTCGGCGAGGCTTTGCTGCCCGTCCCCGTGAGTCCCTGCGGGCACCGTGGGGCGGGGGGTGAGcacagcccctccccccccactgcaccccacaAGCCgtcccagcacccccaaacccaccccgGCTCCGGGTGCGTGGAGGCTCCCGGGGCAGAGTTaaggggccggggaggaggGGTACTCACGctcgccggggccggggccacCCTCGTGCGTGGCCAGTGGGCAGGTGCCACCggggctgtggctgtgctcGGTGTCGCTGTGGTGGCAGTGGCCGGGGCCATGCTCCTGGCCGGTGgtggctgcctcctcctcttcctcaccctgcGCCTGCTTGCACAGGTGATGCTCCACCATcatctgcagctctgccaggcagggagcggagctggggaggggggggatgcGGGGGGCAGCGGTGACCGTCCCCCACGCTCCCGGTGACACCGGGGGATGCAGCATGGTGAGCTTGGTGGCCTCCTGTCCCCTCTGGTGGCATTTGCCATGGCTGGACCCCGTGTGCCCACGGCCCCACTCCTGTCCCAAGCAGGCCCAAGGCCAGCGCAAGGGCGGTGGCATCCCACCCACCCGTCCCCTGCGGCGCCGGGGGGGACTGTCACCCCCtgtctccccacccccaaatacCTTTCATGGTTGGGGTGGTGCGGGAAaccttcttcctctgcctgggTGACATGGCCAGACCCGACTGCGAGGGAAGGGAGGCGTgtgagcagggggctggggggcacccTGGGGTAccctgaggggctgggggcgcccccacagccccccatgGTGGCAGCACCTACCTTCAGCAGGGGGTTGGGCAGCCGGTCCTCATCGATCTCTGGGTGGGGGCAGTAGGAGACCGAGGTCAGTGGTGggcacagggtgctgggctccATCCTGCACCCCCGACATTAATCCACCCCACTGGGTCTGTCCATCACCCGTGGGTGCGCAGTGTGGCCATGGGTGAGGTGGGGACAGTCCTGCTCCCGCCCACCCCCGAGCATCTCCCTCGCCCCCCGCGTTGCCACAGACACCGGCATCCCGTATCCCACAAATGGTGGCGGAGGAGGGTGGCTGGCGGTGGCTCAGCCCCGTCCCCACCCCGGGGATGGGGCCAACCCTGGGCCGCATCCTGACCCCCCCCCGCGGTGATGCTTGGCCCTATGGAGCTCATTTATTTGCAGGCAGGGCCACTGCCCCGAGTGGGTGCATGGCCTGGaggtggcacttggggacagaGTGTCCCAGCAGCCAGGGTGTCCCCAAAACAGGGGACAGATGAAAGCAtccagctggggtgggggtgggggggccggggggggggcagggaggctgTGACACAGCTGCCAGCCGGGTCAGACCCCATCCCCAAAGGCCGCATGCCGGGTCAGGCCAGTGACCGAGGAGCTCTTAAATGTCACAGCTGCTGTCCCCTGCCAGCCGGGGGGGGGGCCATGCCAGcctccccagtgtccccagcacGCTGTCATGGGCAGCTGCTTCCCCCAGAGATGGATGGGCTGAGCAAGACCCGGGGCCAGATCCTGGCAATGCAGCGCTGGAGCGGGGAGGGCAGTGGCTGAGCCAGGCTGGGTGGGACGTGGGGACAGTCCCAGGGTGGGGGACATGGGGTGCTGCTGGGCCAAGCTGCAGGATGAGTCCCACTGCAACCAGTGTGCTGTGGCCCCGAGCATTATGTaggggggtccctgagcccccTGTAGAGGGGGGTCCCTGGGCGGGCTGGAGCCCAGGGTGACAGGGGTGACATGCACAAGGACCCACCTGGGGACGACTGGTCGCTGCTCAGGACCAGGTTGGCAGGAGTCGGTCGGCGCCTCCGGATCTGGTGGAGGGGGGACAGGAGAGAGTCAGGACCCACGGCTGCACCCCAAACCCCATTGCACACACCCAAAGCCCCACCAACACTGAGAACCCCCCCCGAATGTCCTCGTACCCGGGGCGGTGGTGGCCCCATGGGGACGGACGCCGCCAGCCCAGTGGCTCCCATGGCCGGACAcacatgtcttttaaatcaaCACCTCCCGGCCAGCCCTAACGACAGCCGGGAGCTAATTATGGCCCCAGCCCCGGGAAGCGCTCAGGGACATCGGTGTGGTGACACCGGCGGGGCCCTGCCCTTCCTCCGTGGGCACAGTGTCCTTGCCCAAGGTCACCTGGAGCATCCCGGGCTGCTCCCGCCCCacgttccccccccccccaaccttcAGTGGGGGTTTCGAGGCCCCGTTGGAGGATTCAGTGGCCATGGCGTGGCCGTGGCCGGTGGCCGCGGTGGCACTGGTGACAGCGGTGACACTGTGCCCCGCGAGCGCTGCCTCGCCCCCTTTCCCCACTGACCCACTAACTgagctgctcagaaaaaaaacgAATTTCCCAGCGAGGATTCCCTAATGAGGCAAGATGCCTAATGAGATGCTGATGAGATGCTAATGAGGCAGGCGAGCGGCCGGGCGGGTGGAGGaaacccccctccccacctccctaCCTctcctggccccagcccacccccccccagccccccggcGCATCTTTTCCGTGTCGGCCCCGTTGCCATAGAAACCCGCGATCTGGATTTTAAACGGAGATTAGAGGAGCCGGGAATCGGGGAATCGCCGGGAATCGCCCTCTCCCTGCCAGGGACCTGCCGACCAGCCCCCCGCTCTGGGGTTGGGGTCCAACCACCCCCCCCCCGACACCCAGCgatggggctgggatgggcCGGGCTCCCCCCAGGGCTGGGTCGGGCCCTGCAGCCCTTAGTGATGGGCCTTAGGAAGCCAGAGCCACCCCCGGGCTGCTCTAGGACCTCTGAAGCCCCCCCCCAGGCTGTGGGGAAGGGCTGTGCCCCCTGccatggggatggggtgggggacacCGGCGTCACCCACTCAAGGTCACCCAGGCGAGGCTGAGCACCCCGAGCTGTGCTCCCCTTCCCGCTCTGGACCGGGCAGGGGTCCCAGGCGTCCGGGCGGCTCCCGCCCTGACGCCCCGGGGAGGGATGCTCTggttttccctccctccctccctccctccctccatcgctccctccatcccccctccctccctccctccctccctccatcgcTCCCTCCATCCCTCGCCAGCTCGGCCGGGGCGCCGCGCTCTCCTGCCGCTGCTATTTTTAGATCAATCTCCACCATCGATTAAGAAGCGCCACGGCCGAGAGCGGCAGGAGCCCGGCCCCGGCAGCCTGCGGCGGGCGCAGCATCGCGGGGGGCTGCTCCCTCCCGGCCCGGGGGGGGCGATCCCGGAGGGGGGAGCCGGGGTGGGCTCGGGATCGGGGACCAGAACGGGATTGGGGATGGGAATGGGCTGGACATGACGGAGCAAACGCCCCTGGGCTGTCCCCGCCAGCCTTGGGGACATGATGTGCTCACGGTGGGCTTGGGGACCTGGGCAGAGATACGGGACAAAGCCCTGGGCCGGGCCTGGCACCCACAGGTGGCACCCACGAGAGCCAGGGCAGAGGGATGCGCTCGGCAGAGATGGGGGTCAAAGAGCTGCAGGACctgtggggacacggggggaccGGAGAAGGTCCATGGGGACAAGGTCCTTTTGGAGGGTGGGGCTGGACAGGCTCGGGGACATCCCTGCAGGACGTGGGGACACCGTGCCGCAGCCTCGGCTGACATGGCCGAGCCCTCCGTCAGTGCGAGCCCCCGACGAGGGGAACCCACATCAGGTCCTTCCCTGCAGGGACACCCCAAAAGTGAGGAGCTGTAAACCCAGGGAGGGGACATCAGCATTGTCACCTGCTGCCACCGCACGGGGCTGGCTGTCGAGGCCCTGCCACACCAAGCGCTGCCGAATCAGCGCGCCCAACTCCTCTGGGTGcggaaactgaggcagggacgggcaggggACTCCCCAGGGCAGGGTCGTGCCCCGGTCCCCTGTAGCCCAGCTGCGATGGGAGGTGGGACACGGGCACCCCTGCTCCTCGCTGCAGCCCAGGAGGGTGCTGGGGTCCCCGCGCCCACCGCCCGGCAGCCCCCCTTGGCTCTCACCCTCGCTCCTGGGGGGGCTGCGCTGCAAATGAGCCGTGCGGCAGCCCCAGATGGTGCGTGGCCGTATTTAGCGACAGCGAGATGCTCGCCGGGGAGGCGGCCCGCGCTCGCCTCCGCACCGCTGGCACGCAGGGGCTCCTCGGCTGGGAGCCACCCAGCTGCTGGGGACCCCCCCGCCTGTGTGTGTGGGGAGTGGCTGGGACCCCCGGCTGgagctcccccaccccacatCAGCATCCTCAAGCCCCCGCAGAGCTTCCCACGCCTGGCGACGGTGAGGACCTTGGTCCTCCCTAGACCCCTCTcgtcccctgcagcccccagggctgtggggcaCGGCGAGAGGGGGGGttggtgggcagggagggggccaGGGTGCCAGGGGTGGGTCCCCGGCTGCCTGTGGGTAGCCCTGCCGTGTCCCCTGTCCGGGCCATCCCGTCCCAGCTGCTATTCTGGGATCCCCTCCAGCGGGAGCAGGGGTTGAGCAAGGGCTGGAGAGCCCCGGGGGGGGCCccggggggaggagagggggggCCGTAACCCTACACCCTCCCCGGGACGCCCCGGGAGGCGTCGTGCTGAGCCAGCACATGGCCCTGGCGCCGCCACCCCGGTCCCCACGGCCACCCCGGCCTGCCCACGGAGGtgtttggggtgctggggtgcagagGGGGGGACACGACGCTGGGGGTGCCCCGGTACCGGGGGGCTGCACCCACCTGGCAGAGCCCACGCTGCACCCGTCCCCGTGTCACCCACCGCCGCGCGCCCCGTCCCCCCGCACCCAGGGGTGCTGTCACCGCCCCGGCACCCCAGAGATCGGGGGTGCCCCCCCTCACACCCCCGCTCCGGGTCGTGCCCTTCCCGTGCCCGCAGCCTCCCGCACCGCCCGGTGCCCCCCTCCGGTCCCCGGCAGGaccccccggctccccccgcgcccccccagACGTGCAGCCCCGGTGTCCCCCCGGTGTCGCCCCCCCCGGTGCCCGGTCCCCCCCCCACCTGCTCGGCCGCCTCCGGGTCGAGGTGCGGCTCCAGCAGCGGCACCGTGAACTGGATCTTGCGGGGGCTGTTGGGCTCCATGGCgggcggcggctccggcggcTCCCGGTGGCTCCCGGCCCTgcccgggccgccccgccccggccccgccccggccacGCCCACCCGggccccgccccgggccccgcccgcAGCGCACACGGACGG comes from Phalacrocorax aristotelis chromosome 26, bGulAri2.1, whole genome shotgun sequence and encodes:
- the PDE1B gene encoding dual specificity calcium/calmodulin-dependent 3',5'-cyclic nucleotide phosphodiesterase 1B; translation: MEPPRSLPGLEPDREALDPAGGCPSPLEIKSTPSKKIWVKLRALLRYMVKQLETGEVNVEELKRNLEYAASLLEAVYIDETRQMLDTEDELREMGSDAAVPSEVRDWLAATFTQQARAKGRRAEEKPKFRSIVHAVQAGIFVERMFRRTYTAVGPSYSTSVLNCLKSLDLWCFDVFALNRVTDDHSLRTIVFELFTRHNLNSRFKIPAVFLTTLLDALEAGYGKYRNPYHNQVHAADVTQTVHCFLLRTGMLHYLTEIEVLAIIFAAAIHDYEHTGTTNSFHIQTKSDCAILYNDRSVLENHHISAVFRMMQDDEMNIFVNLTKDEFVELRALVIEMVLATDMSCHFQQVKSMKTALQQLERIDKSKVLSLLLHAADISHPTKQWSVHSRWTKALMEEFFRQGDKEAELGLPFSPLCDRTSTLVAQSQIGFIDFIVEPTFSVLTDVAEKMVLPSAEDGTKAKGNPVASQQASSQWRQPSLDEHLELGDIKADLAGFRSTWAKYIQENKQKWKERAASGITNQASIDELSPCEEQPPAPSRHRHNGDVE
- the PPP1R1A gene encoding protein phosphatase 1 regulatory subunit 1A; translation: MEPNSPRKIQFTVPLLEPHLDPEAAEQIRRRRPTPANLVLSSDQSSPEIDEDRLPNPLLKSGLAMSPRQRKKVSRTTPTMKELQMMVEHHLCKQAQGEEEEEAATTGQEHGPGHCHHSDTEHSHSPGGTCPLATHEGGPGPGERTHGDGQQSLAEEGTHIAPKEGASKGAASSQ